One part of the Streptomyces lydicus genome encodes these proteins:
- a CDS encoding C40 family peptidase produces MACTAVVLSVTGLLGTAAGTAHADDPDPTSDARNGADRPGGGPAPGDDSDARHLDDVRKKIDALYRKAEQATEAYNAAKEQVELQQKEIVRLARNIDTTQRRLAALKRQAGALASAQYRGGGLPAEAKLMLNADPEGFLDNATLARKGQLAAKRVISQLANLKGDLESYSDSATDRWEQLEANRKKKENAQRDIKKKIEAAKELESRLATKEKARLQHLEDEQALQQQQKWLDSGILKEINNKASAAGRKAISYATAQIGKDYVWGAEGPDTFDCSGLTLRAWEHAGRTIPRTSQEQWRQLPHVALKDMRPGDLIIYFSDASHVGMYLGDGALVHAPRPGRQVTITGAGSMPILGVVRPDGDPGHDDAAHPDGE; encoded by the coding sequence CTGGCGTGCACCGCCGTCGTCCTGTCCGTGACAGGGCTCCTCGGGACCGCGGCGGGGACCGCCCACGCCGACGACCCCGACCCCACGTCCGACGCGAGGAACGGCGCGGACCGGCCGGGCGGCGGGCCCGCTCCCGGCGACGACTCCGACGCCCGGCACCTCGACGACGTACGCAAGAAGATCGACGCCCTCTACCGCAAGGCCGAGCAGGCGACCGAGGCGTACAACGCGGCCAAGGAGCAGGTCGAGCTCCAGCAGAAGGAGATCGTCCGGCTGGCCAGGAACATCGACACCACCCAGCGCCGGCTGGCCGCCCTCAAGCGGCAGGCGGGCGCGCTGGCCAGCGCCCAGTACCGCGGCGGCGGGCTGCCCGCCGAGGCGAAACTGATGCTCAACGCCGACCCCGAGGGCTTTCTCGACAATGCCACCCTGGCCCGCAAGGGGCAGCTCGCCGCCAAGCGCGTGATCAGCCAACTTGCGAATCTCAAGGGTGACTTGGAGAGTTATTCGGATTCCGCCACGGACCGCTGGGAGCAGCTGGAGGCGAACCGCAAGAAGAAGGAAAACGCCCAGCGGGACATCAAGAAAAAGATCGAGGCGGCAAAGGAGCTGGAATCCCGGCTGGCCACCAAGGAAAAGGCCCGGCTTCAGCACCTGGAGGACGAGCAGGCCCTCCAGCAGCAACAGAAGTGGCTCGACTCGGGCATCCTCAAAGAGATCAACAACAAGGCGTCGGCCGCCGGCCGGAAGGCGATTTCCTACGCCACCGCGCAGATCGGCAAGGATTACGTGTGGGGCGCGGAGGGGCCGGACACCTTCGACTGCTCGGGGCTGACCCTGCGGGCCTGGGAGCACGCCGGGCGGACGATTCCGCGGACCTCGCAGGAGCAGTGGCGGCAGCTGCCGCACGTCGCGCTCAAGGACATGCGGCCCGGCGACCTGATCATTTACTTCTCGGACGCCAGCCACGTCGGGATGTATCTGGGCGACGGCGCGCTCGTGCACGCCCCCCGGCCCGGCCGGCAGGTGACGATCACCGGCGCCGGTTCCATGCCGATCCTCGGTGTGGTCCGCCCCGACGGTGACCCAGGGCACGATGACGCAGCTCACCCGGACGGTGAATGA
- the pstS gene encoding phosphate ABC transporter substrate-binding protein PstS — protein MKLQRKNRVRALAVGALAVSGALALTACGSDDTTAGSGGSGAAKTSNIKCQGKGKLLASGSSAQKNAMDVWVQNYSGACKDTEINYQPTGSGAGVTTFLQGQTAFAGSDSALKPDEVTKSKQVCKGGQAVDLPMVGGPIAVGYNVPGVDNLVLDAPTLAKIFDSKITKWNDAAIKKLNPDAKLPDLKIQAFHRSDDSGTTDNFTKYLKGAAPGDWKHEPAKKWEGTGGQAASGSAGVSSQVKQTSGAISYFELSYATAGKIPTVKLNTGAKAPVEATVDNASKAISEAKQVGKGNDLALQLNYTTKAEGAYPITLVTYEIACDKGNKAETLPATKSFLTYVSSKDGQAALKALGYAPLPTEIADKVRSTVATLS, from the coding sequence GTGAAGCTTCAGCGCAAGAACCGGGTTCGCGCCCTCGCCGTTGGCGCTCTCGCCGTCTCCGGTGCCCTGGCCCTGACGGCGTGCGGCTCCGACGACACCACCGCCGGCAGCGGTGGCAGCGGTGCCGCCAAGACCTCCAACATCAAGTGCCAGGGCAAGGGCAAGCTGCTCGCCTCCGGCTCTTCGGCGCAGAAGAACGCCATGGACGTCTGGGTGCAGAACTACTCGGGCGCCTGCAAGGACACCGAGATCAACTACCAGCCGACGGGTTCCGGCGCCGGCGTCACCACCTTCCTGCAGGGCCAGACCGCCTTCGCGGGTTCGGACTCGGCCCTCAAGCCCGACGAGGTCACCAAGTCGAAGCAGGTCTGCAAGGGCGGCCAGGCCGTCGACCTGCCGATGGTCGGCGGCCCGATCGCGGTCGGCTACAACGTCCCCGGCGTGGACAACCTCGTCCTGGACGCCCCGACCCTGGCGAAGATCTTCGACTCGAAGATCACCAAGTGGAACGACGCCGCGATCAAGAAGCTGAACCCGGACGCCAAGCTCCCGGACCTCAAGATCCAGGCGTTCCACCGCTCCGACGACTCGGGCACCACCGACAACTTCACCAAGTACCTCAAGGGCGCCGCCCCGGGTGACTGGAAGCACGAGCCGGCGAAGAAGTGGGAGGGCACCGGCGGCCAGGCGGCCTCCGGTTCGGCCGGCGTCTCCTCGCAGGTCAAGCAGACCAGCGGCGCGATCTCCTACTTCGAGCTGTCGTACGCGACCGCCGGCAAGATCCCCACCGTCAAGCTCAACACCGGTGCGAAGGCCCCGGTCGAGGCGACGGTCGACAACGCCTCCAAGGCCATCTCCGAGGCCAAGCAGGTCGGCAAGGGCAATGACCTGGCCCTGCAGCTCAACTACACCACCAAGGCCGAGGGCGCGTACCCGATCACCCTGGTGACCTACGAGATCGCCTGCGACAAGGGCAACAAGGCCGAGACCCTGCCCGCCACCAAGTCCTTCCTGACCTACGTCTCCAGCAAGGACGGCCAGGCCGCCCTGAAGGCCCTGGGCTACGCCCCGCTGCCGACCGAGATCGCCGACAAGGTCCGCTCGACCGTCGCGACGCTCTCCTGA
- the pstC gene encoding phosphate ABC transporter permease subunit PstC, whose amino-acid sequence MNNSSSTADLPTAPPGDRSPVSGKAVRPGDRIFLGLSRGSGIALLVIMAAIAVFLTYRSVLAISGDKANFFTTLDWNATGTDPKFGIAVLAFGTVVSSVIAMAIAVPVAVGIALFISHYAPRKLASPLGYVIDLLAAVPSIIYGLWGALFLVPHLSGLYGWLNDYLGWTGIFSYSQGAARSLFTVGILLAIMILPIVTSVSREVFLQVPRMHEEAALALGATRWEVVRMSVLPFGRSGVISASMLGLGRALGETMAVATVLSPSFLINASLLDPGGGTFAQNIASKFSEADQFGQDALIASGLVLFVITLLVNGAARLIIARRKEYSGAAA is encoded by the coding sequence ATGAATAACTCCTCCTCGACAGCCGACCTCCCGACCGCTCCACCGGGCGACCGCTCGCCCGTGTCCGGCAAGGCGGTCCGCCCCGGCGACCGGATCTTCCTCGGGCTCTCCCGGGGCTCCGGCATCGCCCTTCTGGTGATCATGGCCGCCATCGCGGTCTTCCTCACCTACCGGTCCGTGCTCGCCATATCCGGCGACAAGGCCAACTTCTTCACCACGCTCGACTGGAACGCCACCGGCACCGACCCGAAGTTCGGCATCGCGGTGCTCGCCTTCGGCACGGTCGTCAGCTCGGTGATCGCGATGGCCATCGCGGTCCCCGTCGCGGTCGGCATCGCGCTGTTCATCTCGCACTACGCGCCGCGCAAGCTGGCCTCCCCGCTCGGCTACGTCATCGACCTGCTCGCCGCGGTGCCCAGCATCATCTACGGCCTGTGGGGCGCGCTCTTCCTCGTCCCGCACCTGAGCGGGCTCTACGGCTGGCTGAACGACTACCTCGGCTGGACCGGGATCTTCAGCTACTCCCAGGGAGCGGCCCGCTCGCTGTTCACCGTCGGCATCCTGCTCGCGATCATGATCCTGCCGATCGTGACCAGCGTCAGCCGCGAGGTCTTCCTCCAGGTGCCGAGGATGCACGAGGAGGCCGCGCTCGCGCTCGGCGCCACCCGCTGGGAAGTCGTCCGGATGTCGGTGCTGCCCTTCGGCCGCTCCGGCGTCATCAGCGCGTCCATGCTCGGCCTGGGCCGCGCGCTCGGCGAGACGATGGCCGTCGCCACGGTCCTGTCGCCGAGCTTCCTGATCAACGCCAGTCTGCTGGACCCGGGCGGCGGCACGTTCGCCCAGAACATCGCCAGCAAGTTCAGCGAGGCCGACCAGTTCGGCCAGGACGCCCTGATCGCCTCCGGTCTCGTCCTCTTCGTGATCACGCTGCTCGTCAACGGCGCGGCCCGCCTGATCATCGCCCGTCGCAAGGAGTACTCGGGAGCGGCAGCATGA
- the pstA gene encoding phosphate ABC transporter permease PstA has product MSLMTDRRPVADGGNPLPVSLKQARLPRWATPALALVAAGAGCGIGLGAGLDSTVQWGLIAVLLFILGTFALAAGVEGARQAKDRLATSLVWVAFLLAVVPLASLLWETVARGSKVLDGYFLSHSMGTLPDAMPGGGIYHAIIGTLEQVGLATLIAAPVGLLTAIYLVEYGRGRLAKAVTFFVDVMTGIPSIVAGLFVLSVWILILGFGPSGFAGSMALAILMMPVVVRSTEEMLKLVPNELREASLALGVPKWRTILKVVLPTSIGGITTGVMLAIARIAGETAPVLLLVWGAKTINNNPFEDAQQSLPLYVFQQWQQGSEASYDRAWAAALVLIAFVMILNLVARGIARWKAPKTNR; this is encoded by the coding sequence ATGAGCCTCATGACGGATCGCCGACCGGTCGCCGACGGCGGCAACCCGCTTCCGGTCTCTCTCAAGCAGGCACGGCTGCCCCGCTGGGCCACACCGGCCCTCGCGCTGGTCGCGGCCGGCGCCGGCTGCGGCATCGGGCTGGGCGCGGGCCTGGACAGCACCGTCCAGTGGGGCCTGATCGCCGTCCTGCTCTTCATCCTCGGCACGTTCGCGCTGGCCGCGGGCGTCGAGGGCGCCCGGCAGGCCAAGGACCGGCTGGCCACCAGCCTGGTCTGGGTCGCCTTCCTGCTCGCCGTCGTCCCGCTGGCCTCCCTGCTGTGGGAGACCGTCGCCCGCGGCAGCAAGGTCCTCGACGGCTACTTCCTGTCGCACTCGATGGGCACCCTGCCGGACGCGATGCCCGGCGGCGGCATCTACCACGCGATCATCGGCACCCTGGAGCAGGTCGGCCTGGCCACCCTGATCGCCGCGCCGGTCGGTCTGCTCACCGCGATCTACCTCGTCGAGTACGGCCGCGGCCGGCTCGCGAAGGCGGTCACCTTCTTCGTCGACGTGATGACCGGTATCCCCTCGATCGTGGCCGGCCTGTTCGTGCTGTCCGTGTGGATCCTGATCCTCGGCTTCGGCCCGTCCGGCTTCGCCGGCTCGATGGCCCTGGCGATCCTGATGATGCCGGTCGTGGTCCGCTCCACCGAGGAGATGCTCAAGCTCGTCCCGAACGAGCTGCGCGAGGCGTCGCTGGCGCTGGGCGTCCCCAAGTGGCGCACCATCCTCAAGGTCGTCCTGCCGACGTCGATCGGCGGCATCACCACCGGCGTGATGCTCGCCATCGCCCGGATCGCCGGTGAGACCGCTCCGGTGCTGCTCCTGGTGTGGGGCGCGAAGACGATCAACAACAACCCCTTCGAGGACGCCCAGCAGTCACTGCCGCTCTACGTGTTCCAGCAGTGGCAGCAGGGTTCCGAGGCTTCCTACGACCGCGCATGGGCCGCGGCCCTGGTCCTCATCGCCTTCGTCATGATCCTCAACCTGGTGGCCCGCGGCATCGCCCGCTGGAAGGCCCCCAAGACCAACCGCTGA
- the pstB gene encoding phosphate ABC transporter ATP-binding protein PstB: MAKRIDVSGLSAYYGSHKAIDDISMTVEPRSVTAFIGPSGCGKSTFLRTLNRMHEVTPGGRVEGKVMLDAENLYGSGVDPVAVRRTVGMVFQRPNPFPTMSIFDNVAAGLRLNGSYKKTELKDIVEKSLKGANLWNEVKDRLNKPGSGLSGGQQQRLCIARAIAVEPQVLLMDEPCSALDPISTLAIEDLIGELKERFTIVIVTHNMQQAARVSDRTAFFNLAAVGQPGKLIEIDETERIFSNPSVQATEDYISGRFG; the protein is encoded by the coding sequence ATGGCCAAGCGAATCGACGTCAGCGGCCTCTCCGCCTACTACGGCAGCCACAAGGCCATCGACGACATCTCGATGACGGTCGAGCCGCGCTCGGTGACGGCCTTCATCGGCCCGTCCGGCTGCGGCAAGTCCACCTTCCTGCGCACCCTGAACCGCATGCACGAGGTCACCCCCGGCGGCCGCGTCGAGGGCAAGGTGATGCTGGACGCCGAGAACCTCTACGGCTCGGGGGTCGACCCGGTGGCCGTCCGCCGCACCGTCGGCATGGTCTTCCAGCGCCCCAACCCGTTCCCCACGATGTCGATCTTCGACAACGTCGCCGCCGGCCTGCGGCTGAACGGCTCGTACAAGAAGACCGAGCTCAAGGACATCGTCGAGAAGTCCCTCAAGGGCGCCAACCTCTGGAACGAGGTCAAGGACCGGCTGAACAAGCCCGGCTCCGGCCTCTCCGGCGGCCAGCAGCAGCGGCTGTGCATAGCCCGCGCCATCGCGGTCGAGCCGCAGGTGCTGCTGATGGACGAGCCCTGCTCGGCGCTCGACCCGATCTCCACCCTCGCCATCGAGGACCTGATCGGCGAGCTGAAGGAGCGCTTCACGATCGTCATCGTGACGCACAACATGCAGCAGGCCGCCCGCGTCTCGGACCGTACGGCGTTCTTCAACCTCGCGGCCGTCGGGCAGCCCGGCAAGCTGATCGAGATCGACGAGACCGAGCGGATCTTCTCCAACCCGTCGGTCCAGGCCACCGAGGACTACATCTCCGGCCGCTTCGGCTAG
- a CDS encoding inorganic phosphate transporter — protein MDTFALVVTIAVALGFTYTNGFHDSANAIATSVSTRALTPRAALAMAAVMNLAGAFLGSGVAKTVSEGLIATPQGSKGMGILFAALLGAIVWNLVTWYFGLPSSSSHALFGGMVGAALAGGTTVIWSGVIEKVVLPMFISPVIGLVLGYLVMVLILWLFRKSNPHKAKRGFRIAQTVSAAGMALGHGLQDAQKTMGVVVMALVIADVEDPNAAIPIWVKLACAITLSLGTYAGGWRIMRTLGRRIIELDPPQGFAAETTAASVMYTASFMFHAPISTTHVITAAIMGVGSTKRPRAVRWGVAKNIVMGWFITMPAAALVAAFAYWLIELAFG, from the coding sequence ATGGACACCTTCGCGCTCGTCGTGACCATCGCGGTCGCGCTCGGTTTCACCTATACCAACGGCTTCCACGACTCCGCCAACGCGATCGCCACCTCGGTCTCGACCCGGGCGCTGACCCCGCGGGCCGCGCTGGCGATGGCCGCCGTGATGAACCTCGCGGGTGCCTTCCTCGGCTCCGGGGTCGCCAAGACGGTCAGCGAGGGGCTGATCGCCACGCCGCAGGGCAGCAAGGGGATGGGCATCCTCTTCGCGGCGCTGCTCGGCGCGATCGTCTGGAACCTCGTCACCTGGTACTTCGGGCTGCCCTCGTCGTCCTCGCACGCGCTGTTCGGCGGGATGGTCGGTGCGGCCCTCGCCGGCGGCACGACGGTCATCTGGTCCGGCGTGATCGAGAAGGTCGTGCTGCCGATGTTCATCTCGCCGGTCATCGGCCTGGTGCTCGGCTACCTGGTGATGGTCCTGATCCTGTGGCTCTTCCGTAAGTCCAACCCGCACAAGGCCAAGCGCGGCTTCCGCATAGCCCAGACCGTCTCGGCCGCGGGCATGGCCCTCGGCCACGGTCTGCAGGACGCCCAGAAGACCATGGGCGTGGTGGTGATGGCCCTGGTCATCGCCGACGTCGAGGACCCGAACGCGGCCATCCCGATCTGGGTCAAGCTGGCCTGTGCGATCACCCTCTCGCTCGGTACGTACGCGGGTGGCTGGCGCATCATGCGCACCCTCGGCCGCCGGATCATCGAGCTGGACCCGCCGCAGGGCTTCGCCGCGGAGACCACCGCGGCCTCGGTCATGTACACCGCGTCGTTCATGTTCCACGCGCCGATCTCCACCACCCACGTCATCACCGCGGCGATCATGGGTGTCGGCTCGACCAAGCGCCCGCGCGCGGTGCGCTGGGGCGTCGCCAAGAACATCGTGATGGGCTGGTTCATCACCATGCCGGCGGCGGCGCTGGTCGCGGCGTTCGCGTACTGGCTCATCGAGCTGGCCTTCGGCTGA
- a CDS encoding DUF47 domain-containing protein — MRFRLTPRETSFYDMFAASADNIVTGSKLLMELLGADASARAEISERMRAAEHAGDDATHAIFHQLNSSFITPFDREDIYNLASSLDDIMDFMEEAVDLVVLYKVEELPKGVDQQIEVLARAAELTAEAMPNLRTMSNLTEYWIEVNRLENQADQIHRKLLAHLFNGKYDAIEVLKLKQIVDILEEAADAFEHVANTVETIAVKES; from the coding sequence GTGCGCTTTCGTCTGACCCCCAGGGAGACGAGCTTCTACGACATGTTCGCCGCCTCCGCGGACAACATCGTCACGGGCTCCAAGCTCCTGATGGAACTGCTCGGGGCGGACGCCTCCGCACGGGCCGAGATCTCCGAACGGATGCGCGCGGCGGAGCACGCGGGAGATGACGCGACGCACGCGATCTTCCACCAGCTGAACTCCTCGTTCATCACGCCGTTCGACCGCGAGGACATCTACAACCTCGCCTCGTCGCTCGACGACATCATGGACTTCATGGAGGAGGCCGTCGATCTGGTCGTCCTCTACAAGGTCGAGGAGCTGCCCAAGGGCGTCGACCAGCAGATCGAGGTGCTGGCGCGGGCGGCGGAGCTGACCGCCGAGGCGATGCCCAACCTCCGCACGATGTCGAACCTCACCGAGTACTGGATCGAGGTCAACCGGCTGGAGAACCAGGCCGACCAGATCCACCGCAAGCTGCTCGCGCACCTCTTCAACGGCAAGTACGACGCCATCGAGGTCCTCAAGCTGAAGCAGATCGTGGACATCCTGGAAGAGGCGGCGGACGCGTTCGAGCACGTCGCCAACACGGTCGAGACCATCGCGGTCAAGGAGTCCTGA
- a CDS encoding metal-sensitive transcriptional regulator: MTTTDADTNGSTRAAAARPASQPADTPLTEHRTVTDTAETSPSPGVHGYAQQKDAHLKRLRRIEGQIRGLQRMLEEDVYCIDILTQVSASTKGLQSFGLQLLEEHLRHCVADAAVKGPEAIDAKVQEATKAIERMLRT, translated from the coding sequence ATGACGACCACGGACGCCGACACCAACGGCAGCACCCGCGCCGCCGCCGCCCGCCCCGCCTCGCAGCCCGCGGACACCCCCCTCACCGAGCACCGGACCGTGACCGATACCGCAGAGACTTCCCCCTCGCCCGGCGTCCACGGCTACGCACAGCAGAAGGACGCACACCTCAAGCGACTGCGCCGCATCGAGGGCCAGATCCGCGGACTGCAGCGGATGCTCGAAGAAGACGTCTACTGCATCGACATACTCACCCAGGTCTCCGCGAGCACGAAGGGCCTGCAGTCCTTCGGTCTGCAGCTCCTGGAGGAGCACCTGCGGCACTGCGTCGCCGACGCGGCCGTCAAGGGCCCCGAGGCCATCGACGCCAAGGTCCAGGAAGCGACCAAGGCGATCGAGCGGATGCTGCGCACCTGA
- a CDS encoding FAD-binding oxidoreductase, with translation MKRRTLLQAGTGLAATSVAWATGCDSKTGKAAAASTAGTDAAQTRAASVPASVARATQANWSALGKSLDGRLIRASDAAYATARKLYNTRYDTLKPSAIAYVKHPSDVAECLAFARRYGAPVAIRSGGHSYAGWSSGNGKLIIDVSSLSKVSTPSGGITRIGAGTKLIDVYEGLGAHGVTIPGGSCPTVGISGLTLGGGHGVVSRAYGLTCDSLVGATVVTADGKTVDCDSKQHSDLFWALRGAGNGNFGVVTELRFRTHPAPRAVMAYMTWPWAKAAKVLGSWQKWGPVQADEIWSACHLDARPGGTPAVSVAAFSLGGYRELQNAVDKLADQAGGPGPASTVHLTPIGYLDAMEAYAGCSSKSTAQCHMPGSLPGHTGGGQLGRETYAARSHFFDRSLSAAGIHTLLQQIESGGRKGVTGNVALTALGGAVNRVGRTDTAFVHRGSRFLAQYLASWPASGSSGTRTAWLDSFHGAMQRYSSGAAYQNYTDPGLTDWKTAYYGAAAGRLAEVKRTYDPQRLFSTFPQAL, from the coding sequence GTGAAGCGGCGCACACTCCTGCAGGCCGGCACCGGACTGGCGGCGACATCGGTCGCCTGGGCCACCGGCTGCGACAGCAAGACCGGCAAGGCGGCCGCGGCGTCCACCGCCGGGACCGACGCCGCACAGACCCGTGCGGCCTCCGTGCCCGCGAGCGTCGCCCGGGCGACCCAGGCCAACTGGAGCGCCCTCGGCAAGAGCCTGGACGGCCGGCTCATACGGGCCTCCGACGCCGCCTACGCCACCGCCCGGAAGCTCTACAACACCCGCTACGACACGCTGAAGCCGTCGGCCATCGCGTACGTCAAGCACCCGTCGGACGTCGCCGAGTGCCTCGCCTTCGCGCGGCGCTACGGCGCCCCGGTCGCCATCCGCAGCGGCGGCCACTCCTACGCGGGCTGGTCCAGCGGCAACGGCAAACTGATCATTGACGTCTCCTCGCTGTCCAAGGTCTCCACCCCCTCGGGCGGGATCACCCGGATCGGCGCCGGCACCAAGCTCATCGACGTCTACGAGGGCCTGGGCGCGCACGGCGTGACCATACCCGGGGGCTCGTGCCCCACCGTCGGCATATCCGGCCTCACCCTCGGCGGCGGCCACGGCGTGGTCTCCCGCGCGTACGGGCTGACCTGCGACAGCCTCGTCGGCGCCACCGTGGTCACGGCCGACGGCAAGACCGTCGACTGCGACAGCAAGCAGCACTCCGACCTCTTCTGGGCGCTGCGCGGCGCCGGCAACGGCAACTTCGGCGTGGTCACCGAGCTGCGCTTCCGCACCCATCCGGCGCCGCGCGCGGTGATGGCGTACATGACCTGGCCGTGGGCCAAGGCGGCGAAGGTGCTGGGCTCCTGGCAGAAGTGGGGTCCCGTACAGGCCGACGAGATCTGGTCCGCCTGCCATCTCGACGCCCGCCCCGGCGGCACCCCGGCGGTCTCCGTCGCGGCCTTCTCCCTGGGCGGCTACCGCGAGCTGCAGAACGCCGTGGACAAGCTCGCCGACCAGGCGGGCGGCCCCGGCCCCGCCTCCACCGTCCACCTCACCCCGATCGGCTACCTGGACGCGATGGAGGCGTACGCGGGCTGCTCGTCCAAGTCCACCGCGCAGTGCCACATGCCGGGTTCGCTGCCCGGCCACACCGGCGGCGGGCAGCTGGGCCGCGAGACCTACGCGGCCCGCTCGCACTTCTTCGACCGGTCGCTCTCCGCGGCCGGCATCCACACCCTGCTGCAGCAGATCGAGAGCGGCGGCCGCAAGGGCGTCACCGGGAACGTGGCACTGACCGCGCTGGGCGGCGCGGTCAACCGCGTCGGCCGCACCGACACCGCCTTCGTGCACCGCGGATCGCGGTTCCTCGCCCAGTACTTGGCCTCCTGGCCGGCGAGCGGCTCGTCCGGTACCCGCACAGCCTGGCTGGATTCCTTCCACGGCGCGATGCAGCGGTACTCCTCGGGCGCCGCGTACCAGAACTACACCGACCCCGGCCTGACCGACTGGAAGACCGCCTACTACGGCGCCGCCGCCGGCCGGCTCGCCGAGGTCAAGCGGACCTACGACCCGCAGCGGCTGTTCAGCACCTTCCCGCAGGCGCTCTGA
- a CDS encoding phosphatase PAP2 family protein translates to MAGLALEGPNPDVDVLDGINGLAKDAPHWVNTAMEYIGEYGIIATLGVLCLVAWWSARRRPGAPAAVAGLVWAPLAAGIALLANIPIRGFVERPRPFKDHAGLTVLIPGKSDFSFVSDHATLTMAVGVGLFIASRKYGVIGILLALAEGFCRVYMGVHYPTDVVGGFALGTAVALLLAPLAQALLVPLMTAIGRSKLAWLVRAPGVAPEPAGPGGRPGQDGEGSRVVATGSALPNGHKERDKDLAA, encoded by the coding sequence ATGGCTGGACTCGCACTCGAGGGGCCGAACCCCGACGTCGACGTGCTCGACGGCATCAACGGCCTTGCGAAGGACGCCCCCCACTGGGTCAACACGGCCATGGAGTACATCGGCGAGTACGGCATCATCGCCACGCTCGGTGTGCTCTGCCTGGTCGCCTGGTGGTCCGCGCGCCGCCGGCCGGGCGCGCCGGCCGCGGTCGCGGGTCTGGTCTGGGCGCCGCTGGCCGCCGGTATCGCGCTGCTGGCCAACATCCCGATCCGGGGATTCGTCGAACGGCCGCGGCCGTTCAAGGACCACGCCGGCCTCACCGTCCTGATCCCCGGCAAGAGCGACTTCTCCTTCGTCAGCGATCACGCGACGCTGACCATGGCGGTCGGTGTCGGCCTGTTCATCGCCAGCCGGAAGTACGGCGTGATCGGCATCCTGCTCGCGCTCGCCGAGGGCTTCTGCCGCGTCTACATGGGCGTGCACTACCCGACCGACGTGGTCGGCGGCTTCGCGCTCGGCACCGCCGTCGCACTGCTGCTCGCGCCGCTCGCCCAGGCCCTGCTGGTGCCGCTGATGACGGCGATCGGCCGGTCGAAGCTGGCGTGGCTGGTGCGGGCGCCCGGCGTCGCACCGGAGCCGGCCGGCCCGGGCGGCCGCCCGGGGCAGGACGGTGAGGGCAGCCGGGTGGTCGCCACGGGATCGGCGCTGCCGAACGGCCACAAGGAGCGGGACAAGGACCTGGCGGCCTGA
- a CDS encoding C40 family peptidase: protein MRKFWVAGGLGAGLVLLLGLLLIGTYVAAAGLAGIGGRALGLAKGAVPAEYLTQVQKWGTLCPAISPALLAAQLYQESGWNPRAQSPASAQGMAQFIPATWQTHGVDGDGDGKRDVWDPEDAIASAASYDCELAKYVKDAPGDATHNMLAAYNAGAYRVIQYGGVPPYRETQNYVKTITTLAKSFEAPAGPVAPSKQAAGAIYYAQDKLGTPYLWGGTGTAAQNGRFDCSGLTKAAYHSVGIELPRVANDQWNAGPHPKRNELLPGDLVFFAYDLKDPRSIHHVGIYVGGGYMINAPYTGAVIRFDKIDTPDYLGATRVTSDGAKALPAANAA from the coding sequence GTGCGTAAATTCTGGGTGGCCGGTGGGCTCGGGGCAGGGCTGGTGCTGCTGCTCGGGCTGCTCCTGATCGGTACGTACGTGGCGGCGGCCGGGCTGGCCGGGATCGGCGGCCGGGCCCTCGGGCTGGCCAAGGGGGCGGTGCCGGCCGAGTATCTGACGCAGGTGCAGAAGTGGGGGACGCTGTGTCCGGCGATAAGCCCCGCGCTGCTGGCGGCGCAGCTCTATCAGGAGAGCGGCTGGAACCCGAGGGCGCAGAGTCCGGCGTCCGCGCAAGGGATGGCGCAGTTCATCCCGGCGACCTGGCAGACGCACGGCGTGGACGGGGACGGCGACGGCAAGCGGGACGTGTGGGACCCGGAGGACGCCATCGCCTCGGCCGCCTCGTACGACTGCGAGCTGGCCAAGTACGTGAAGGACGCGCCCGGTGACGCGACGCACAACATGCTCGCCGCGTACAACGCCGGCGCGTACCGCGTGATCCAGTACGGCGGGGTGCCGCCGTACCGCGAGACGCAGAACTACGTGAAGACGATCACGACGCTGGCGAAGAGCTTCGAGGCGCCGGCCGGGCCGGTGGCGCCGTCGAAGCAGGCCGCGGGCGCCATCTACTACGCGCAGGACAAGCTGGGCACGCCGTATCTGTGGGGCGGCACCGGGACCGCGGCGCAGAACGGGCGGTTCGACTGCTCGGGGCTGACCAAGGCCGCGTACCACTCCGTGGGCATCGAGCTGCCGCGGGTGGCGAACGACCAGTGGAACGCCGGGCCGCACCCGAAGCGGAACGAGTTGCTCCCGGGTGACCTGGTGTTCTTCGCGTACGACCTGAAGGATCCGCGGTCGATCCACCATGTGGGGATCTATGTGGGCGGCGGGTACATGATCAATGCGCCGTACACCGGGGCCGTGATCCGGTTCGACAAGATCGACACGCCGGATTACCTTGGCGCGACCCGCGTGACCTCGGATGGCGCAAAAGCGCTCCCCGCTGCGAACGCTGCGTGA